A genome region from Penicillium psychrofluorescens genome assembly, chromosome: 3 includes the following:
- a CDS encoding uncharacterized protein (ID:PFLUO_005155-T1.cds;~source:funannotate), with translation MSGAGPREAVFPTRQSLGLMKSKLKGAEIGHSLLKRKSEALTKRFRDITRRIDEAKQKMGRVMQIAAFSLAEVSYAVGGDIGYQIQESAKQARFRVRSKHENVSGVFLPQFESYTKEGVNDFGLTGLGKGGQQIQRCRETYARAVETLVELASLQTAFLVLDEVIKVVNRRVNAIEHVIIPRTENTIKYINSELDELDREEFYRLKKVSNKKQRDTAAADAEILAARQRQAEKDKENGGAAEEPDSVDVLGEQEDTDVIF, from the exons ATGTCCGGCGCA GGACCTCGCGAGGCAGTCTTCCCGACCCGCCAGTCGCTAGggttgatgaagagcaaGCTCAAGGGTGCAGAGATCGGCCACAGTTTattgaagagaaagagtgaaGCCTTGACCAA GCGTTTCCGAG ACATCACCCGGCGCATCGATGAAGCGAAACAGAAAATGGGCCGTGTTATGCAGATTGCGGCTTTCTCACTGGCCGAAGTGAGCTACGCAGTCGGAGGAGACATTGGATATCAGATTCAGGAGTCGGCCAAACAAGCTCGATTCCGCGTTCGATCCAAGCACGAGAACGTGTCCGGTGTCTTCCTGCCTCAGTTTGAAAGTTACACCAAAGAGGGCGTCAATGATTTCGGCCTTACTGGTTTGGGCAAGGGTGGACAGCAGATCCAACGGTGCCGGGAAACATACGCTCGGGCCGTGGAGACGTTGGTGGAGCTTGCCAGTCTACAG ACTGCGTTTTTGGTTTTGGATGAGGTGATCAAGGTGGTCAACCGAAGAG TAAATGCCATCGAGCATGTCATCATCCCTCGGACTGAGAATACCATCAAAT ATATCAATTCCGAACTGGACGAGCTTGACCGCGAGGAGTTCTACCGCCTGAAGAAAGTGTCAAACAAGAAGCAGCGAGACACCGCTGCAGCGGACGCTGAGATCCTTGCTGCTCGACAGAGGCAAGCCGAGAAAGATAAGGAAAACGGCGGTGCCGCCGAGGAGCCCGACAGCGTGGATGTGCTGGGCGAACAGGAAGACACGGACGTCATTTTCTAA
- a CDS encoding uncharacterized protein (ID:PFLUO_005154-T1.cds;~source:funannotate) has product MYASQTSPPPPPPQRRCSASGHACPPLQLTRNQVRNLEERIKVEQLKEALDEIFAEYGTVVEIVAKTNLKAKGQAFVVFDNIDSATRAIDEINGFELFEKPMVLDYAKTKSDATVRREGGDDELETHKRRRLAEKERKQAHEALEAQKKLKRPAAAAAEPARPAKTTKGAGLKPTTGAGAAVVPDEYLPPNKILFLRELPDDASQEGLSAVFGRFEGFQEVRLVPGRKGIAFVEYETESGAISAKEATAGMAMGEQGKPIRVTFQRQ; this is encoded by the exons ATGTACGCATCCCAGacctcccctcctcctcctcctcctcaacgCCGGTGCTCAGCATCAGGTCATGCGTGTCCGCCGTTGCAGCTGACAAGGAACCAGGTCCGGAATCTCGAAGAGCGAATTAAGGTGGAGCAGCTGAAGGAGGCGCTCGATGAGATCTTTGCAGAATATGGCACCGTCGTCGAGATTGTCGCAAAAACCAACCTGAAGGCCAAGGGCCAGGCGTTCGTCGTCTTCGACAACATCGATTCGGCCACCCGTGCCATTGACGAGATCAATGGCTTCGAACTCTTTGAGAAGCCCATGGTGCTGGACTACGCGAAGACGAAGAGCGATGCGACGGTGCGGCGCGAAGGCGGCGacgacgagctggagactcACAAGCGAAGGCGCTTAGCGGAGAAAG AGCGGAAACAAGCCCACGAAGCCCTCGAAGCCCAGAAGAAACTCAAGCGTCCtgccgcggccgcggccgaaCCCGCGCGCCCAGCGAAGACCACCAAGGGCGCCGGTCTCAAGCCTAccactggtgctggtgccgcTGTCGTGCCGGACGAGTACCTGCCACCCAACAAGATCCTGTTCCTGCGGGAGCTGCCGGACGACGCCAGCCAGGAGGGACTGTCGGCCGTCTTTGGTCGGTTCGAAGGGTTCCAGGAGGTGCGTCTGGTGCCAGGCCGCAAGGGGATTGCTTTTGTCGAGTACGAGACGGAGTCCGGGGCGATCAGTGCGAAGGAGGCTACGGCGGGCATGGCTATGGGAGAGCAGGGCAAGCCGATTCGCGTCACTTTCCAGAGACAGTAG
- a CDS encoding uncharacterized protein (ID:PFLUO_005156-T1.cds;~source:funannotate) produces METSASRPDLYLITDQDTVYEQDLLRDAGSVKPWLAYIEFKQQHGTLYEQAFIMERACKQLPRSYKLWKMYLEFRTKHLKGRNPTVYRAEFLKVNALFERALILLNKMPRIWEMYLSFLMLQPLVTQTRRTFDRALRALPVTQHNRIWRLYKGFARSASGQTAVKIWARYMQIHPENAEEYIGLLIEMGQYTEAVKRFMEVLDNQRFQSKEGKSQFQLWTEMVDLLVSKAKKIETGPQVGIDVDAILRSGIDKFADQRGKLWAGLATYWITKGNFEKARDVFEEGITTVMTVRDFTLIFDSYVEFEESIIGSLMEAAAVRSEKGRVDEEADFDLDLRMLRFEQLMDRRPFLVNDVLLRQNSNNVIEWGKRVALWGDNKQEAVQTYTAAIAAINPKKAHGKFSELWVNYAKLYENGGDLATARVIFDKAVKVPFKSVAELAETWCEWAEMELRAENFDKAVSIMAKATQAPKKSTVDYFDESLSPQQRIHKSWKLWSFYVDLVESVSSLEETRKVYERIFELRIATPQTVVNYSNLLEENQYFEDSFKVYERGLDLFTYPVAFELWNLYLTKAVDRKIGIERLRDLFEQALDGCPPKFAKPLYLMYGNLEEERGLSRHAMRIYERATRSVSDEDRFEMFEFYITKSASNFGLTSARPIYERAVAALPDQEAKEMCLKFAEMERRLGEIDRARAIYGHASQFCDPRTNAPFWQKWEAFEVQHGNEDTFKEMLRIKRSVQTQYNTDVNFIASQAIARSQQRPQEGEDGAPADGEDEDKDRADAMAALERQARAPVGFVAASSGPEGGDRPKPSGQAPPAVPANPDAIDLDDEMDAE; encoded by the exons ATGGAAACATCTGCGTCTCGCCCGGACCTGTACTTGATC ACTGACCAGGATACGGTATACGAACAAGATTTGCTTCGCGACGCGGGTAGTGTCAAGCCATGGCTGGCCTACATCGAATTCAAGCAGCAGCATGGCACGCTCTACGAGCAAGCCTTC ATTATGGAACGCGCCTGCAAACAACTACCACGGTCGTATAAGTTGTGGAAGATG TACCTCGAGTTCCGGACGAAGCATCTGAAGGGCCGAAACCCCACTGTATACCGGGCCGAGTTCCTGAAGGTCAACGCCCTATTCGAACGAGCCCTTATCCTCCTCAACAAGATGCCTCGCATTTGGGAGATGTACCTCTCCTTCCTGATGTTGCAACCTCTCGTGACTCAAACTCGGCGGACTTTCGATCGTGCTCTTCGTGCACTGCCTGTCACTCAGCACAACCGTATCTGGCGTCTTTACAAGGGCTTCGCCCGGTCTGCATCCGGACAAACTGCCGTGAAGATCTGGGCTCGGTACATGCAAATTCATCCCGAGAACGCGGAAGAGTACATCGGGCTGCTTATTGAAATGGGCCAGTACACGGAAGCTGTGAAGAGATTTATGGAGGTCCTCGACAACCAGCGCTTCCAGTCCAAGGAGGGCAAAAGTCAATTCCAGCTCTGGACCGAGATGGTTGATTTGCTCGTGTccaaggcaaagaagatcgagaccgGCCCTCAGGTTGGCATTGATGTCGATGCGATCCTTCGGAGCGGCATTGACAAGTTTGCCGACCAGCGAGGAAAACTCTGGGCTGGATTGGCCACTTACTGGATCACCAAGGGAAATTTCGAAAAGGCGCGCGATGTCTTTGAGGAGGGAATCACTACCGTCATGACGGTTCGTGACTTTACGCTCATTTTCGACTCATACGTCGAATTTGAGGAATCCATCATTGGCAGCTTGATggaagccgccgccgtgcgttcggagaaggggagggttgacgaagaagccgattTTGACCTCGATCTTCGAATGCTACGCTTTGAGCAGTTGATGGATCGGAGACCATTTTTGGTGAATGACGTTCTCCTACGACAGAATTCCAACAACGTCATCGAATGGGGCAAGAGAGTCGCGCTCTGGGGTGATAACAAGCAAGAGGCCGTCCAAACATACACAGCCGCCATCGCGGCAATCAACCCCAAGAAGGCACATGGCAAGTTCTCAGAACTGTGGGTGAATTACGCCAAATTGTACGAGAATGGAGGAGACTTGGCCACTGCCCGAGTGatcttcgacaaggccgtcAAAGTTCCGTTCAAATcggtggccgagctggccgagaCATGGTGCGAATGggccgagatggagctgCGCGCTGAAAACTTTGACAAAGCGGTCAGCATTATGGCCAAGGCAACCCAAGCACCCAAGAAGTCCACTGTGGACTACTTCGACGAGTCACTCTCGCCACAGCAGCGAATTCACAAGAGCTGGAAGCTGTGGAGTTTCTATGTTGATCTTGTGGAAAGTGTCTCGTCCTTGGAGGAGACTAGGAAAGTCTACGAGCGGATCTTTGAGCTCCGCATTGCGACCCCCCAGACAGTCGTCAACTACTCCAacctgctggaagagaacCAGTACTTTGAGGACTCATTTAAGGTATATGAGCGGGGACTGGACCTCTTCACATACCCAGTTGCCTTTGAGCTGTGGAATCTCTACTTGACCAAGGCGGTCGACCGCAAGATCGGAATTGAGCGGCTCCGAGACTTGTTTGAGCAAGCCCTGGACGGCTGCCCGCCCAAGTTCGCCAAGCCGCTCTATCTGATGTATGGcaacctggaagaagagcgcgGACTCTCACGGCACGCAATGCGCATCTACGAACGTGCGACCCGATCGGTATCCGACGAGGACCGATTCGAGATGTTTGAATTCTACATCACCAAGTCTGCGTCGAATTTTGGTCTCACCTCCGCACGGCCAATCTACGAGCGCGCCGTTGCCGCCTtaccagaccaagaagcgAAGGAAATGTGTCTCAAATTCGCCGAGATGGAACGGCGGCTCGGTGAGATTGACCGTGCGCGTGCCATCTACGGCCACGCCTCGCAGTTCTGCGATCCGCGGACCAATGCCCCCTTCTGGCAGAAATGGGAGGCGTTCGAAGTACAGCACGGAAACGAGGACACCTTCAAGGAAATGCTCCGCATCAAGAGAAGTGTTCAGACTCAGTACAA TACCGATGTCAACTTCATTGCATCCCAGGCCATCGCCCGAAGCCAGCAACGCCCCCAGGAGGGCGAAGACGGTGCACCCgccgatggagaagatgaggacaAAGACCGTGCGGATGCCATGGCGGCACTGGAGCGGCAAGCTCGCGCCCCGGTTGGCTtcgtcgccgccagctctgGTCCCGAGGGTGGTGATCGCCCCAAACCTTCTGGtcaagctcctccagctgttccagcCAACCCAGACGCCATCGACCTTGACGACGAAATGGATGCTGAGTAG
- a CDS encoding uncharacterized protein (ID:PFLUO_005151-T1.cds;~source:funannotate), protein MSDKLTRIAIVNSDKCKPKKCRQECKKSCPVVRTGKLCIEVDSTSKIAFISESLCIGCGICPKKCPFGAIHIINLPTNLESQVTHRYSANSFKLHRLPMPRPGQVLGLVGTNGIGKSTALKILSGKLKPNLGRYDNPPDWEEILKYFRGSELQNYFTKVLEDDLKAVVKPQYVDQIPRAVKGPVKQVQELIKTRSQMGNMKEIMDVLELNQVADRDIDHLSGGELQRFAIGLVCVQKADVYMFDEPSSYLDVKQRLAAARTIRGLLRPDDYVIVVEHDLSVLDYLSDFICVLYGRPAVYGVVTLPSSVREGINIFLDGHIPTENLRFREESLTFRLTEAGDDFLADKARAFSYPAMEKTLGNFHLKVESGRFTDSEIVVMMGENGTGKTTFCRMLAGAEKPDGTIGVPKMNISMKPQKITPKFQGTVRQLFFKRIKAAFLSPQFQTDVYKPLKMDDFIDQEVQNLSGGELQRVAIVLALGVPADIYLIDEPSAYLDSEQRIVAARVIKRFIMHTKKTAFIVEHDFIMATYLADRVIVFDGQASVNARANTPESLVTGCNRFLKSLDVTFRRDPNSYRPRINKYQSQMDQEQKLAGNFYFLEEEN, encoded by the exons ATGTCTGACAAGCTTACGCG TATTGCGATTGTCAACAGTGACAAG TGCAAACCAAAG AAATGTCGTCAAGAGTGCAAGAAGTCGTGCCCGGTGGTCCGCACAGGCAAGCTTTGCATTGAAGTCGACTCCACCTCCAAGATCGCGTTCATCTCCGAGTCGCTGTGCATTGGATGTGGTATCTGTCCGAAGAAATGCCCCTTTGGCGCAATTcacatcatcaacttgcCCACCAACTTGGAAAGCCAGGTCACCCACCGTTATTCGGCCAACAGTTTCAAGCTCCACCGACTTCCCATGCCTCGTCCCGGTCAGGTCTTGGGTCTGGTTGGAACCAACGGTATTGGCAAGAGTACGGCGTTGAAGATTCTGAGCGGAAAGCTGAAGCCCAACCTCGGCCGCTATGACAACCCGCCTGACTGGGAGGAGATCTTGAAGTACTTCCGTGGTTCCGAGCTGCAGA ACTACTTCACCAAGGTCCTGGAAGACGACCTGAAGGCTGTTGTCAAGCCTCAGTATGTCGACCAGATCCCCAGAGCCGTGAAGGGCCCTGTCAAGCAGGTGCAGGAGCTCATCAAGACTCGCTCTCAAATGGGCAACATGAAAGAGATTATGGATGTTCTCG AACTGAACCAGGTTGCGGACCGTGATATTGACCATCTTTCTGGTGGTGAGCTTCAGCGATTTGCCATTGGTCTGGTTTGCGTCCAGAAAGCCGACGT GTACATGTTCGACGAGCCTTCGTCTTATCTCGATGTGAAGCAGCGTCTGGCCGCTGCCCGCACCATTCGAGGTCTTCTGCGGCCCGACGACTACGTCATTGTTGTGGAGCACGATTTGTCCGTGCTGGACTACCTGTCCGACTTCATTTGCGTGCTTTATGGTCGTCCTGCTGTCTACGGTGTTGTGACTCTGCCCTCCTCTGTCCGTGAGGGTATCAACATCTTCTTGGATGGTCACATCCCGACTGAGAACCTACGGTTCCGAGAGGAATCCCTCACCTTCCGTCTGACCGAGGCTGGCGATGATTTCCTGGCGGATAAGGCACGCGCTTTCAGCTACCCTGCCATGGAAAAGACTCTGGGTAATTTCCATCTCAAGGTTGAGTCCGGCAGATTCACCGACTCCGAAATCGTCGTCATGATGGGTGAGAACGGAACTGGAAAGACAACTTTCTGTCGCATGCTTGCTGGTGCTGAGAAGCCCGATGGCACCATCGGTGTTCCCAAGATGAATATCAGCATGAAGCCTCAGAAGATCACCCCCAAGTTCCAGGGCACCGTGcgccagctcttcttcaagcGTATCAAAGCCGCTTTCTTGTCTCCTCAATTCCAGACCGATGTCTACAAGCCtttgaagatggatgatTTCATCGACCAGGAAGTCCAGAACTTGTCTGGTGGTGAACTGCAGCGTGTTGCCATTGTCCTGGCTTTGGGTGTGCCCGCGGACATCTATCTGATCGACGAGCCCAGTGCCTATTTGGACTCCGAACAGCGTATCGTGGCTGCTCGTGTCATCAAGCGTTTCATTATGCATACCAAGAAGACTGCCTTTATCGTCGAGCACGATTTTATCATGGCTACCTACCTGGCTGACCGTGTCATTGTATTCGATGGCCAGGCGTCCGTGAATGCTCGCGCGAACACCCCCGAGTCTCTGGTCACTGGCTGTAACAGATTCCTGAAAAGCTTGGATGTCACCTTCCGCCGTGACCCCAACAGCTACCGCCCGCGTATCAACAAGTACCAGAGTCAGATGGACCAGGAGCAGAAGTTGGCCGGCAACTTC TACttcttggaggaagagaacTGA
- a CDS encoding uncharacterized protein (ID:PFLUO_005152-T1.cds;~source:funannotate), producing the protein MDAAEDRDIKLQRASSDLVADFSAKLPSLLWKSRSQSGIPDSPRRWTKVTKTEKLVGLLEPFQEWPQLLDPHLQKLLPPLVDAFLAYLIKSRDQYGPWVIKSQKGESLYPLPRAICRLLYTFCKVRGVKVVSRFLNNEPKYLGVMLRAFIEWDKTIQSGSEADADADPIDSQLQGLVWEERYVMLVWLSHLLLAPFDLSSLSSDDIPVPYQNLNQLTWLPSNTPMIARSLLSLSLHYISASGKEREAATALLARLVLRGDMQTLGLLTGMTNWAFETFHPAKYVEEPPSVYVCIGVLSFIARLGASGQMEDFAPLVIPVFEKTLGVFQKHTLVSHAIKSSALARKTVVKILRNITVMALSLNDRGHGCITDDQLSRILEDAIDHFLVALADKDTPVRFAASKALSIITLKLEPDMATEVIEAVLGSLGENILFEKDDGTLITPYEARQTRTHTLRRNLSAVDAQRWHGLMLTLSHLLFRRAPPTSQLPDILQSLFSGLDFEQRSSTGSSVGTGVRDAACFGIWALSRKYTTPELVSLQPQTIISLDGPREVNVLQRLAVDLVCAACVDPSGNIRRGASAALQELIGRHPDTIVEGIPLVQVVDYHAVARRSRAMIHVAKATVSLDQTYWSPLLETLMGWRGIGSPDAESRRQAAKSIGIMSTQEMFKTMHVVLERLQSKLARTPRSDVESRHGCLLAIAATVDAFTNNWNMNPETRDVHEAKEVLAQVLKVWDIFGSLIGPTDDDLKLQNTRPELTAEASSVLISSLSRSVSETVRAAPSRTLFDRALQILSHCVSRSDSTSIEAASSALSQLFPLLSSSKQDETVQTWFTFLNTTWKLPTGRGQILALGAVFKQFEANQDLQGNIITQLFQCTDKGELIEKRVAAVKCLATDILPHMNSVTDTVANGFLGALNDYTTDRRGDIGSLIRVEAIQAADILLKREPKTSPCSTLTQELVQCLCRLASEKLDKVRLQAWLCLQNFWESASDFPPLSSKFEHFSRVSSKEYFLQMFSLQSIDWLRVPLLQGLATSAVAGSEGLVRACRSALAEYLDSFTASQRQEILMNFVKDLSTILSDNLQDDRYAPPTIEFLAFLIDSYINVIPDGSGPSFRKLFVLVQKSHLRSSNIARLEAAAKIYAALSKIESLRSDILKKLTGMLLHPFPRVRASAADYLFVVTNSEMVKYEDWSAQPKQLKGQVEGLRAVLVK; encoded by the exons ATGGATGCAGCTGAGGATCGAGATATAAAACTGCAGCGAGCCTCCAGTGATCTCGTGGCAGATTTCTCGGCAAAgctgccgtcgctgctgTGGAAATCCAGATCCCAGAGTGGAATCCCCGACTCTCCGCGCAGATGGACCAAAGTCACCAAGACGGAGAAGCTGGTTGGCCTT CTTGAGCCTTTCCAGGAGTGGCCCCAGCTCTTAGACCCGCATCTACAGAAGCTGTTGCCCCCTCTAGTGGATGCTTTTCTGGCATATCTGATCAAGAGCCGCGATCAATATGGTCCGTGGGTCATCAAGTCCCAGAAGGGTGAATCCCTATACCCGCTCCCAAGGGCTATCTGCAGGCTGCTCTACACTTTCTGCAAAGTCCGCGGTGTCAAGGTGGTCAGCCGATTCCTCAACAATGAGCCGAAGTACCTTGGCGTTATGCTGCGGGCTTTCATCGAGTGGGACAAAACCATTCAATCAGGTTCCGAGgccgatgcagatgcagatccCATAGATTCCCAACTTCAGGGTCTGGTCTGGGAAGAGCGATACGTGATGCTGGTCTGGCTCTCGCACCTCCTGCTCGCTCCCTTTGACCTGTCTTCACTGTCATCGGACGATATTCCTGTGCCTTACCAAAATCTCAATCAGCTGACATGGCTACCTTCCAATACACCAATGATTGCAAGGTCACTCCTCTCATTGTCGTTGCACTATATTAGTGCTTCTGGTAAGGAGCGCGAGGCAGCGACAGCACTCTTGGCTCGACTTGTTCTTCGGGGCGATATGCAAACTCTCGGACTCCTTACCGGTATGACGAACTGGGCATTCGAAACCTTTCATCCTGCAAAATATGTGGAAGAACCGCCTTCGGTCTATGTGTGCATTGGGGTGCTATCCTTCATTGCCCGTTTGGGAGCGTCGGGTCAAATGGAAGACTTTGCTCCTTTGGTGATCCCTGTCTTTGAGAAAACACTGGGAGTGTTTCAAAAACATACACTTGTTTCCCACGCCATAAAGTCTTCAGCATTGGCGCGGAAGACCGTGGTCAAGATCCTCCGCAACATTACAGTCATGGCCTTGTCTCTCAACGATCGCGGGCACGGTTGCATCACAGATGACCAACTGTCGAGGATATTGGAGGATGCCATTGATCATTTCCTGGTTGCTCTGGCAGACAAAGATACGCCTGTGCGGTTTGCGGCGAGCAAAGCGCTGAGCATCATCACCTTGAAGCTGGAACCTGACATGGCAACTGAGGTCATCGAAGCAGTCCTTGGCTCATTGGGAGAAAACATACTCTTTGAGAAAGACGACGGTACTTTAATCACACCTTATGAAGCGCGACAAACACGCACCCACACACTCAGACGGAACCTCAGCGCGGTGGATGCCCAGCGATGGCATGGACTGATGCTCACTCTCTCCCATTTGCTTTTCCGCCGTGCACCGCCGACCAGCCAACTCCCCGATATACTTCAATCCCTTTTCTCTGGTCTCGACTTCGAGCAGCGTTCCTCTACTGGCAGCTCTGTGGGCACGGGTGTACGCGATGCGGCCTGTTTCGGCATCTGGGCCTTGTCTCGAAAATACACGACTCCAGAGCTGGTATCCTTGCAACCACAAACGATCATCTCTCTAGATGGGCCGAGAGAGGTGAATGTTTTGCAGAGGCTGGCTGTGGATCTTGTCTGTGCCGCCTGTGTTGACCCATCTGGAAATATCCGACGTGGCGCTTCGGCGGCTCTTCAGGAGCTGATTGGCCGACATCCTGACACCATCGTCGAAGGGATTCCTCTTGTTCAAGTTGTGGACTACCACGCGGTTGCCCGGCGTTCACGTGCGATGATCCACGTGGCTAAGGCGACAGTCTCTCTGGATCAGACCTACTGGAGCCCGCTGTTGGAAACTTTGATGGGCTGGAGGGGGATTGGATCGCCAGATGCCGAGTCAAGGAGACAGGCTGCCAAGTCGATCGGGATTATGAGCACACAGGAGATGTTCAAGACCATGCATGTCGTGCTGGAGCGGCTGCAAAGTAAGCTTGCCAGGACTCCTCGAAGTGATGTTGAATCACGACACGGCTGTCTATTGGCCATTGCTGCCACAGTAGATGCATTTACCAATAATTGGAATATGAATCCGGAAACCAGAGATGTTCATGAGGCGAAGGAAGTCTTGGCTCAGGTGCTAAAGGTGTGGGATATCTTTGGGTCGCTCATCGGTCCCACTGATGATGACTTGAAGCTTCAAAACACCCGGCCTGAATTGACAGCAGAGGCATCTTCAGTCTTGATCTCTTCACTGTCTCGGTCTGTGAGTGAAACCGTTCGAGCAGCGCCCTCTCGGACACTTTTTGATCGAGCCCTTCAAATCCTCTCACATTGCGTCTCCCGAAGTGATAGCACATCCATTGAAGCGGCCTCGAGTGCATTATCACAGCTTTTTCCTTTGCTATCTTCATCGAAGCAGGACGAAACTGTGCAGACATGGTTTACTTTTTTGAATACTACATGGAAACTACCAACCGGTCGAGGCCAAATTCTCGCTCTAGGGGCCGTCTTCAAGCAGTTCGAGGCTAACCAGGATCTACAAGGCAATATTATCACACAGCTATTCCAGTGTACCGACAAAGGAGAGCTCATTGAGAAACGCGTCGCTGCTGTGAAGTGCCTGGCCACTGACATTCTACCACATATGAATA GTGTCACGGATACTGTTGCGAATGGCTTCCTTGGGGCATTAAATGATTACACCACCGATCGTCGAGGAGATATTGGGTCATTGATCCGGGTTGAAGCAATCCAAGCCGCCGATATCCTCCTCAAGAGAGAGCCTAAAACATCACCATGTTCCACACTGACCCAGGAATTGGTTCAATGTCTCTGTCGCCTAGCCAGCGAAAAGCTCGACAAAGTCAGACTACAAGCATGGCTTTGTTTGCAGAACTTTTGGGAATCGGCCTCGGACTTCCCTCCACTGAGCAGTAAATTCGAACATTTCAGCCGTGTATCCTCAAAAGAGTACTTCCTCCAAATGTTCAGCCTGCAGTCGATTGACTGGCTGCGTGTTCCACTGCTACAAGGGCTGGCAACGTCTGCTGTCGCCGGTTCTGAGGGCTTAGTTCGGGCTTGTCGGTCTGCGTTGGCTGAATATCTCGACTCTTTCACTGCATCTCAACGTCAAGAGATCTTGATGAATTTTGTGAAAGATCTTTCGACCATACTGAGCGACAATCTCCAGGATGACCGCTACGCACCTCCGACCATTGAGTTCCTTGCGTTTCTGATCGATAGCTATATTAATGTTATCCCAGATGGGTCTGGTCCGAG TTTCCGAAAACTATTTGTCCTTGTACAGAAATCACACCTCCGGTCCTCGAATATAGCGCGCCTCGAAGCGGCAGCAAAGATCTACGCGGCGTTGTCTAAGATTGAGAGTCTGCGGTCCGATATTTTGAAGAAACTGACGGGGATGTTATTGCATCCTTTCCCGAGG GTTCgtgcatctgctgcagacTATCTATTTGTGGTGACCAATTCTGAGATGGTCAAGTATGAGGACTGGTCGGCGCAGCCAAAGCAGTTGAAGGGTCAAGTTGAGGGATTGCGGGCTGTTCTAGTCAAGTAG